The following proteins are co-located in the Dromiciops gliroides isolate mDroGli1 chromosome 2, mDroGli1.pri, whole genome shotgun sequence genome:
- the LOC122741719 gene encoding non-structural maintenance of chromosomes element 3 homolog — protein sequence MSQRKKGQGLSRSGGGDNSDDSISFPGPSGGGVGGSGGGGSGGGLGGVGGGGLGGVGGGGGGSSLDASDNPGPSTSGGGLWMSQSHVQALARAIAQADPMQVEDDVMEEEGSEQPAPTAAPPMPSTSLASSSSSASSSKARKKPAKHTEAQIQQKANELVQFLLVKDQKKVPIRRSDMVRTILQDYKDVVSEIIKRAGQTLEDVFGLRLQEIDPKYHTYILINKLERLDDDGMNANEEGVAKMGLLMVILSLIFMKGNSAKEALIWEVLKKLRVDPEKRHKTFGNVKKLVKDEFVRQKYLKYVRVPHTDPPEYEFFWGPRAAHETSKMEVLRFVAKIQNREPSSWVSQYNEALQDEMASASASASASASASASASASASASASASASASASASASASASASASTSAGN from the coding sequence AtgtcacagagaaagaaaggccaaGGCCTTTCCCGCTCCGGCGGAGGCGACAACAGCGATGACAGCATCAGCTTCCCCGGCCCCAGCGGTGGCGGTGTCGGCGGCAGCGGAGGTGGGGGTAGCGGCGGCGGTCTCGGTGGCGTAGGTGGCGGCGGTCTCGGTGGCGtaggtggtggtggcggcggcagcagcCTCGATGCCAGCGATAACCCTGGCCCCAGCACCAGTGGTGGTGGCCTGTGGATGAGCCAGTCCCATGTCCAGGCCCTGGCCCGGGCCATAGCCCAGGCGGACCCCATGCAGGTAGAGGATGACGTCATGGAGGAGGAGGGGTCTGAGCAGCCAGCGCCCACCGCCGCCCCGCCAATGCCCTCTACCTCCTTGGCGTCTTCCTCATCCTCTGCATCGTCCTCCAAGGCCCGGAAGAAGCCGGCCAAGCACACCGAGGCCCAGATCCAGCAGAAGGCGAACGAGCTGGTGCAGTTCCTGCTGGTGAAGGACCAGAAGAAAGTGCCTATCCGCCGGAGCGACATGGTGAGGACCATCCTGCAAGACTACAAGGACGTGGTCTCGGAGATCATCAAGCGTGCGGGCCAGACCCTGGAGGACGTCTTTGGCCTGCGGCTCCAGGAGATAGATCCGAAGTACCACACCTACATCCTCATCAACAAGCTGGAACGCCTGGACGATGACGGCATGAATGCCAACGAGGAAGGTGTGGCCAAGATGGGCCTTCTCATGGTGATCCTGAGCCTCATCTTCATGAAGGGCAACTCGGCCAAGGAGGCCCTGATCTGGGAGGTGCTCAAGAAGCTCCGCGTGGATCCGGAAAAGAGACACAAGACCTTTGGCAATGTGAAGAAGCTCGTCAAGGACGAGTTTGTTCGCCAGAAATATTTGAAGTACGTTCGAGTACCCCATACAGATCCTCCAGAGTATGAATTCTTCTGGGGACCCAGAGCTGCCCATGAGACCAGCAAGATGGAAGTCCTTCGCTTTGTGGCTAAGATTCAGAATCGGGAGCCTTCCAGCTGGGTGTCCCAGTACAACGAAGCCCTCCAAGATGAAATGGcatctgcctctgcctctgcctctgcctctgcctctgcatctgcctctgcctctgcctctgcttctgcctctgcctctgcatctgcctctgcctctgcctctgcctctgcctctgcatCTGCATCTGCCTCTGCCTCTACTTCAGCTGGCAACTGA